A genome region from Rattus norvegicus strain BN/NHsdMcwi chromosome 17, GRCr8, whole genome shotgun sequence includes the following:
- the Fam193b gene encoding protein FAM193B isoform X4, whose amino-acid sequence MPKLVKNLLGEMPLWVCQSCRKSMEEDERQTGGDHAVAISLSHTSCKSQSCGGDSHSSSSSSSSSSSSSSSCHGNSGDWDPSSFLSAHKLSGLWNSPHSSGAVPGSSLGSPPVIPGEAFPVSERHQHSDLTAPPNSPTGPAPHPASLIPSHPGSFSSASHPHLLPTTPAAPFPAQASECPMAAATATHPPGPCQSPHLPSTSMPLLKMPPPLPGCSHPCSGHCSGHCGGPLLPPPSSQPLPSTHSRDPGCKGHKFAHSGLACEADEGLGEEEDSSSERSSCTSSSTHPRDGKFCDCCYCEFFGHNAPLAAPTSRNYTEIREKLRSRLTRRKEELPVKGGTLGGIPGEPAVDHRDVDELLEFINSTEPKVPNSARAAKRARHKLKKKEKEKARLATEALKQVNRVSGSQEPRPARERLLEWPDQELDRVSSFLSSRLQEIKSTVKDSLCASLNMCELGMDSSGFKEGTMEAQTLTPSDLSGSSQKQPDINLDLSPLTLGSPQSHTLQAPSEPVPPWAERRDPHPPWTEVRGPPPAIPENGLVRRLNTVPNLSRVIWVKTPKPGKPSSEESPKEVPICKQERSEPVATGGKPRKSKRQGSQAKKTEASPAPWPPANQEAPSAKSQMSSPKQPGKGPEPAKAGSAAEPGEGSRGSRPGPIQAASPKTDKKGSSWQNWPGGARARTLEQESEQIPGPAKPQSLSQGKGRSRRSRNKQEKSASSLDDVFLPKDLDGVEMDETDREVEYFKRFCLDSAKQTRQKVAVNWTNFSLKKTAPSTAQ is encoded by the exons ATGCCAAAGCTCGTCAAGAATCTCCTAGGCGAGATGCCTCTGTGGGTCTGCCAGAGCTGCCGAAAGAGCATGGAGGAGGATGAGAGGCAGACAGGTGGAGACCATGCAGTGGCG atTTCCTTGTCACATACATCCTGCAAATCACAGTCTTGTGGGGGTGACTCTCATTCATCCTCGTCCTCTTCAtcatcctcatcttcctcctcctcttcctgccatGGGAACTCAGGGGACTGGGATCCCAGCTCGTTCCTGTCAGCACATAAGCTCTCAGGCCTCTGGAATTCCCCACACTCCAGCGGAGCTGTGCCAGGCAGCTCGCTTGGGAGTCCTCCTGTCATCCCTG GTGAGGCTTTCCCTGTCTCGGAGCGCCACCAGCACTCAGACCTCACTGCTCCCCCTAACAGTCCTACTGGCCCTGCCCCCCATCCAGCATCTCTGATCCCTTCTCACCCTGGCTCCTTCAGCTCGGCATCCCACCCACACCTGCTGCCCACCACCCCAGCAGCACCCTTCCCTGCCCAGGCTTCAGAGTGCCCTATGGCTGCTGCCACTGCCACCCACCCCCCAGGGCCATGTCAGAGCCCTCATCTGCCCTCCACCAGCATGCCACTTCTGAAGATGCCTCCACCACTCCCGGGGTGCAGCCACCCCTGCAGCGGGCACTGCAGCGGGCACTGTGgtgggcctctcctcccaccaccGAGCTCTCAGCCACTCCCTAGCACTCACAG CAGGGACCCTGGGTGCAAGGGGCACAAATTTGCACACAGTGGCCTGGCCTGTGAGGCCGATGAGGGTCTGGGCGAGGAAGAGGATAGCAGCTCTGAGCGCAGCTCCTGCACCTCGTCCTCCACCCACCCCCGCGATGGGAAGTTCTGTGACTGCTGCTACTGTGAGTTCTTCGGCCACAATGCG ccactCGCTGCCCCGACGAGCCGGAATTATACTGAGATCCGGGAGAAGCTCCGCTCCAGGCTGACCAGGCGGAAAGAGGAGCTGCCCGTGAAGGGGGGCACCCTGGGCGGGATCCCTGGGGAGCCTGCGGTGGATCACCGAGATGTGGATGAGCTGCTGGAATTCATCAACAGCACGGAGCCCAAAGTCCCCAACAGCGCCAGGGCTGCCAAGCGGGCCCGGCACAAGCTGAAAAAGAAG GAAAAAGAGAAGGCCCGGTTGGCAACAGAAGCTCTGAAGCAGGTGAATCGTGTTTCTGGAAGCCAGGAGCCAAGGCCTGCCAGGGAGAGGCTCCTAGAGTGGCCTGACCAGGAGCTGGACCGAGTCAGTAGCTTCTTGAGCAGCCGCTTGCAGGAGATCAAGAGCACCGTCAAAGACTCCCTCTGTGCTAGCTTGAACATGTGTGAGCTCGGGATGGACAGCAGTGGCTTTAAGGAGGGGACAATGGAAGCTCAGACCCTAACCCCTTCAGACCTCAGTGGCTCCTCTCAGAAACAGCCTGACATCAACCTTGACCTGTCCCCTTTGACCTTGGGTTCTCCTCAAAGCCACACATTACAAGCTCCAAGTGAGCCGGTCCCACCATGGGCAGAAAGGAGAGACCCTCACCCACCATGGACAGAGGTGAGGGGCCCCCCTCCTGCTATCCCTGAGAATGGGCTTGTAAGAAGACTCAACACTGTGCCCAACCTGTCCAGGGTGATCTGGGTCAAGACACCCAAGCCAGGCAAGCCAAGCTCTGAGGAAAGTCCAAAGGAAGTTCCCATTTGCAAACAGGAACGGTCTGAGCCTGTGGCCACAGGTGGGAAGCCAAGGAAGAGCAAGAGGCAGGGAAGTCAAGCAAAGAAGACTGAGGCAAGTCCAGCCCCCTGGCCTCCAGCCAACCAAGAGGCCCCCAGTGCCAAGAGCCAGATGTCTAGCCCCAAGCAGCCAGGCAAGGGCCCAGAGCCTGCCAAGGCAGGCAGTGCTGCAGAACCTGGAGAGGGGAGCCGGGGGAGCCGGCCAGGACCCATTCAGGCTGCCAGTCCCAAAACTGACAAGAAGGGTAGTTCCTGGCAGAATTGGCCAGGCGGGGCCAGGGCACGGACTCTGGAGCAGGAATCTGAGCAGATCCCCGGCCCAGCAAAGCCACAGAGCTTGTCCCAGGGCAAGGGCCGCAGCCGCCGGAGCCGAAACAAGCAGGAGAAGTCAGCCTCCTCCTTGG ACGATGTGTTCCTGCCCAAGGACTTGGATGGGGTGGAGATGGATGAGACCGACCGAGAGGTGGAGTACTTCAAGAG GTTCTGTTTGGATTCTGCAAAGCAAACTCGTCAAAAAGTTGCTGTGAACTGGACCAACTTCAGCCTCAAGAAAACCGCTCCTAGCACAGCTCAGTGA
- the Fam193b gene encoding protein FAM193B isoform X6 produces MAAATATHPPGPCQSPHLPSTSMPLLKMPPPLPGCSHPCSGHCSGHCGGPLLPPPSSQPLPSTHSRDPGCKGHKFAHSGLACEADEGLGEEEDSSSERSSCTSSSTHPRDGKFCDCCYCEFFGHNAPLAAPTSRNYTEIREKLRSRLTRRKEELPVKGGTLGGIPGEPAVDHRDVDELLEFINSTEPKVPNSARAAKRARHKLKKKEKEKARLATEALKQVNRVSGSQEPRPARERLLEWPDQELDRVSSFLSSRLQEIKSTVKDSLCASLNMCELGMDSSGFKEGTMEAQTLTPSDLSGSSQKQPDINLDLSPLTLGSPQSHTLQAPSEPVPPWAERRDPHPPWTEVRGPPPAIPENGLVRRLNTVPNLSRVIWVKTPKPGKPSSEESPKEVPICKQERSEPVATGGKPRKSKRQGSQAKKTEASPAPWPPANQEAPSAKSQMSSPKQPGKGPEPAKAGSAAEPGEGSRGSRPGPIQAASPKTDKKGSSWQNWPGGARARTLEQESEQIPGPAKPQSLSQGKGRSRRSRNKQEKSASSLDDVFLPKDLDGVEMDETDREVEYFKRFCLDSAKQTRQKVAVNWTNFSLKKTAPSTAQ; encoded by the exons ATGGCTGCTGCCACTGCCACCCACCCCCCAGGGCCATGTCAGAGCCCTCATCTGCCCTCCACCAGCATGCCACTTCTGAAGATGCCTCCACCACTCCCGGGGTGCAGCCACCCCTGCAGCGGGCACTGCAGCGGGCACTGTGgtgggcctctcctcccaccaccGAGCTCTCAGCCACTCCCTAGCACTCACAG CAGGGACCCTGGGTGCAAGGGGCACAAATTTGCACACAGTGGCCTGGCCTGTGAGGCCGATGAGGGTCTGGGCGAGGAAGAGGATAGCAGCTCTGAGCGCAGCTCCTGCACCTCGTCCTCCACCCACCCCCGCGATGGGAAGTTCTGTGACTGCTGCTACTGTGAGTTCTTCGGCCACAATGCG ccactCGCTGCCCCGACGAGCCGGAATTATACTGAGATCCGGGAGAAGCTCCGCTCCAGGCTGACCAGGCGGAAAGAGGAGCTGCCCGTGAAGGGGGGCACCCTGGGCGGGATCCCTGGGGAGCCTGCGGTGGATCACCGAGATGTGGATGAGCTGCTGGAATTCATCAACAGCACGGAGCCCAAAGTCCCCAACAGCGCCAGGGCTGCCAAGCGGGCCCGGCACAAGCTGAAAAAGAAG GAAAAAGAGAAGGCCCGGTTGGCAACAGAAGCTCTGAAGCAGGTGAATCGTGTTTCTGGAAGCCAGGAGCCAAGGCCTGCCAGGGAGAGGCTCCTAGAGTGGCCTGACCAGGAGCTGGACCGAGTCAGTAGCTTCTTGAGCAGCCGCTTGCAGGAGATCAAGAGCACCGTCAAAGACTCCCTCTGTGCTAGCTTGAACATGTGTGAGCTCGGGATGGACAGCAGTGGCTTTAAGGAGGGGACAATGGAAGCTCAGACCCTAACCCCTTCAGACCTCAGTGGCTCCTCTCAGAAACAGCCTGACATCAACCTTGACCTGTCCCCTTTGACCTTGGGTTCTCCTCAAAGCCACACATTACAAGCTCCAAGTGAGCCGGTCCCACCATGGGCAGAAAGGAGAGACCCTCACCCACCATGGACAGAGGTGAGGGGCCCCCCTCCTGCTATCCCTGAGAATGGGCTTGTAAGAAGACTCAACACTGTGCCCAACCTGTCCAGGGTGATCTGGGTCAAGACACCCAAGCCAGGCAAGCCAAGCTCTGAGGAAAGTCCAAAGGAAGTTCCCATTTGCAAACAGGAACGGTCTGAGCCTGTGGCCACAGGTGGGAAGCCAAGGAAGAGCAAGAGGCAGGGAAGTCAAGCAAAGAAGACTGAGGCAAGTCCAGCCCCCTGGCCTCCAGCCAACCAAGAGGCCCCCAGTGCCAAGAGCCAGATGTCTAGCCCCAAGCAGCCAGGCAAGGGCCCAGAGCCTGCCAAGGCAGGCAGTGCTGCAGAACCTGGAGAGGGGAGCCGGGGGAGCCGGCCAGGACCCATTCAGGCTGCCAGTCCCAAAACTGACAAGAAGGGTAGTTCCTGGCAGAATTGGCCAGGCGGGGCCAGGGCACGGACTCTGGAGCAGGAATCTGAGCAGATCCCCGGCCCAGCAAAGCCACAGAGCTTGTCCCAGGGCAAGGGCCGCAGCCGCCGGAGCCGAAACAAGCAGGAGAAGTCAGCCTCCTCCTTGG ACGATGTGTTCCTGCCCAAGGACTTGGATGGGGTGGAGATGGATGAGACCGACCGAGAGGTGGAGTACTTCAAGAG GTTCTGTTTGGATTCTGCAAAGCAAACTCGTCAAAAAGTTGCTGTGAACTGGACCAACTTCAGCCTCAAGAAAACCGCTCCTAGCACAGCTCAGTGA
- the Fam193b gene encoding protein FAM193B isoform X5 → MDWCCRISLSHTSCKSQSCGGDSHSSSSSSSSSSSSSSSCHGNSGDWDPSSFLSAHKLSGLWNSPHSSGAVPGSSLGSPPVIPGEAFPVSERHQHSDLTAPPNSPTGPAPHPASLIPSHPGSFSSASHPHLLPTTPAAPFPAQASECPMAAATATHPPGPCQSPHLPSTSMPLLKMPPPLPGCSHPCSGHCSGHCGGPLLPPPSSQPLPSTHSRDPGCKGHKFAHSGLACEADEGLGEEEDSSSERSSCTSSSTHPRDGKFCDCCYCEFFGHNAPLAAPTSRNYTEIREKLRSRLTRRKEELPVKGGTLGGIPGEPAVDHRDVDELLEFINSTEPKVPNSARAAKRARHKLKKKEKEKARLATEALKQVNRVSGSQEPRPARERLLEWPDQELDRVSSFLSSRLQEIKSTVKDSLCASLNMCELGMDSSGFKEGTMEAQTLTPSDLSGSSQKQPDINLDLSPLTLGSPQSHTLQAPSEPVPPWAERRDPHPPWTEVRGPPPAIPENGLVRRLNTVPNLSRVIWVKTPKPGKPSSEESPKEVPICKQERSEPVATGGKPRKSKRQGSQAKKTEASPAPWPPANQEAPSAKSQMSSPKQPGKGPEPAKAGSAAEPGEGSRGSRPGPIQAASPKTDKKGSSWQNWPGGARARTLEQESEQIPGPAKPQSLSQGKGRSRRSRNKQEKSASSLDDVFLPKDLDGVEMDETDREVEYFKRFCLDSAKQTRQKVAVNWTNFSLKKTAPSTAQ, encoded by the exons ATGGACTGGTGTTGCAGG atTTCCTTGTCACATACATCCTGCAAATCACAGTCTTGTGGGGGTGACTCTCATTCATCCTCGTCCTCTTCAtcatcctcatcttcctcctcctcttcctgccatGGGAACTCAGGGGACTGGGATCCCAGCTCGTTCCTGTCAGCACATAAGCTCTCAGGCCTCTGGAATTCCCCACACTCCAGCGGAGCTGTGCCAGGCAGCTCGCTTGGGAGTCCTCCTGTCATCCCTG GTGAGGCTTTCCCTGTCTCGGAGCGCCACCAGCACTCAGACCTCACTGCTCCCCCTAACAGTCCTACTGGCCCTGCCCCCCATCCAGCATCTCTGATCCCTTCTCACCCTGGCTCCTTCAGCTCGGCATCCCACCCACACCTGCTGCCCACCACCCCAGCAGCACCCTTCCCTGCCCAGGCTTCAGAGTGCCCTATGGCTGCTGCCACTGCCACCCACCCCCCAGGGCCATGTCAGAGCCCTCATCTGCCCTCCACCAGCATGCCACTTCTGAAGATGCCTCCACCACTCCCGGGGTGCAGCCACCCCTGCAGCGGGCACTGCAGCGGGCACTGTGgtgggcctctcctcccaccaccGAGCTCTCAGCCACTCCCTAGCACTCACAG CAGGGACCCTGGGTGCAAGGGGCACAAATTTGCACACAGTGGCCTGGCCTGTGAGGCCGATGAGGGTCTGGGCGAGGAAGAGGATAGCAGCTCTGAGCGCAGCTCCTGCACCTCGTCCTCCACCCACCCCCGCGATGGGAAGTTCTGTGACTGCTGCTACTGTGAGTTCTTCGGCCACAATGCG ccactCGCTGCCCCGACGAGCCGGAATTATACTGAGATCCGGGAGAAGCTCCGCTCCAGGCTGACCAGGCGGAAAGAGGAGCTGCCCGTGAAGGGGGGCACCCTGGGCGGGATCCCTGGGGAGCCTGCGGTGGATCACCGAGATGTGGATGAGCTGCTGGAATTCATCAACAGCACGGAGCCCAAAGTCCCCAACAGCGCCAGGGCTGCCAAGCGGGCCCGGCACAAGCTGAAAAAGAAG GAAAAAGAGAAGGCCCGGTTGGCAACAGAAGCTCTGAAGCAGGTGAATCGTGTTTCTGGAAGCCAGGAGCCAAGGCCTGCCAGGGAGAGGCTCCTAGAGTGGCCTGACCAGGAGCTGGACCGAGTCAGTAGCTTCTTGAGCAGCCGCTTGCAGGAGATCAAGAGCACCGTCAAAGACTCCCTCTGTGCTAGCTTGAACATGTGTGAGCTCGGGATGGACAGCAGTGGCTTTAAGGAGGGGACAATGGAAGCTCAGACCCTAACCCCTTCAGACCTCAGTGGCTCCTCTCAGAAACAGCCTGACATCAACCTTGACCTGTCCCCTTTGACCTTGGGTTCTCCTCAAAGCCACACATTACAAGCTCCAAGTGAGCCGGTCCCACCATGGGCAGAAAGGAGAGACCCTCACCCACCATGGACAGAGGTGAGGGGCCCCCCTCCTGCTATCCCTGAGAATGGGCTTGTAAGAAGACTCAACACTGTGCCCAACCTGTCCAGGGTGATCTGGGTCAAGACACCCAAGCCAGGCAAGCCAAGCTCTGAGGAAAGTCCAAAGGAAGTTCCCATTTGCAAACAGGAACGGTCTGAGCCTGTGGCCACAGGTGGGAAGCCAAGGAAGAGCAAGAGGCAGGGAAGTCAAGCAAAGAAGACTGAGGCAAGTCCAGCCCCCTGGCCTCCAGCCAACCAAGAGGCCCCCAGTGCCAAGAGCCAGATGTCTAGCCCCAAGCAGCCAGGCAAGGGCCCAGAGCCTGCCAAGGCAGGCAGTGCTGCAGAACCTGGAGAGGGGAGCCGGGGGAGCCGGCCAGGACCCATTCAGGCTGCCAGTCCCAAAACTGACAAGAAGGGTAGTTCCTGGCAGAATTGGCCAGGCGGGGCCAGGGCACGGACTCTGGAGCAGGAATCTGAGCAGATCCCCGGCCCAGCAAAGCCACAGAGCTTGTCCCAGGGCAAGGGCCGCAGCCGCCGGAGCCGAAACAAGCAGGAGAAGTCAGCCTCCTCCTTGG ACGATGTGTTCCTGCCCAAGGACTTGGATGGGGTGGAGATGGATGAGACCGACCGAGAGGTGGAGTACTTCAAGAG GTTCTGTTTGGATTCTGCAAAGCAAACTCGTCAAAAAGTTGCTGTGAACTGGACCAACTTCAGCCTCAAGAAAACCGCTCCTAGCACAGCTCAGTGA
- the Fam193b gene encoding protein FAM193B isoform X2: MQRPDEDEAWRKMRLALQTLHRAAGDSGRLVQPEGMALDSLLVESLELCMFPLPPASLCRLVACCVTASAKAGKKALHRMDWCCRISLSHTSCKSQSCGGDSHSSSSSSSSSSSSSSSCHGNSGDWDPSSFLSAHKLSGLWNSPHSSGAVPGSSLGSPPVIPGEAFPVSERHQHSDLTAPPNSPTGPAPHPASLIPSHPGSFSSASHPHLLPTTPAAPFPAQASECPMAAATATHPPGPCQSPHLPSTSMPLLKMPPPLPGCSHPCSGHCSGHCGGPLLPPPSSQPLPSTHSRDPGCKGHKFAHSGLACEADEGLGEEEDSSSERSSCTSSSTHPRDGKFCDCCYCEFFGHNAPLAAPTSRNYTEIREKLRSRLTRRKEELPVKGGTLGGIPGEPAVDHRDVDELLEFINSTEPKVPNSARAAKRARHKLKKKEKEKARLATEALKQVNRVSGSQEPRPARERLLEWPDQELDRVSSFLSSRLQEIKSTVKDSLCASLNMCELGMDSSGFKEGTMEAQTLTPSDLSGSSQKQPDINLDLSPLTLGSPQSHTLQAPSEPVPPWAERRDPHPPWTEVRGPPPAIPENGLVRRLNTVPNLSRVIWVKTPKPGKPSSEESPKEVPICKQERSEPVATGGKPRKSKRQGSQAKKTEASPAPWPPANQEAPSAKSQMSSPKQPGKGPEPAKAGSAAEPGEGSRGSRPGPIQAASPKTDKKGSSWQNWPGGARARTLEQESEQIPGPAKPQSLSQGKGRSRRSRNKQEKSASSLDDVFLPKDLDGVEMDETDREVEYFKRFCLDSAKQTRQKVAVNWTNFSLKKTAPSTAQ; encoded by the exons ATGCAGCGCCCGGATGAGGATGAGGCGTGGCGGAAGATGCGTTTGGCTCTGCAGACACTGCATCGGGCAGCAGGGGACTCTGGGAGGCTGGTGCAGCCTGAAGGCATGGCTCTTGACAGCCTTCTAGTAGAATCTCTGGAATTGTGCAT GTTCCCCCTGCCTCCAGCCAGTCTGTGCAGACTTGTTGCCTGCTGTGTCACCGCGAGCGCGAAGGCTGGGAAGAAGGCCCTTCACAGAATGGACTGGTGTTGCAGG atTTCCTTGTCACATACATCCTGCAAATCACAGTCTTGTGGGGGTGACTCTCATTCATCCTCGTCCTCTTCAtcatcctcatcttcctcctcctcttcctgccatGGGAACTCAGGGGACTGGGATCCCAGCTCGTTCCTGTCAGCACATAAGCTCTCAGGCCTCTGGAATTCCCCACACTCCAGCGGAGCTGTGCCAGGCAGCTCGCTTGGGAGTCCTCCTGTCATCCCTG GTGAGGCTTTCCCTGTCTCGGAGCGCCACCAGCACTCAGACCTCACTGCTCCCCCTAACAGTCCTACTGGCCCTGCCCCCCATCCAGCATCTCTGATCCCTTCTCACCCTGGCTCCTTCAGCTCGGCATCCCACCCACACCTGCTGCCCACCACCCCAGCAGCACCCTTCCCTGCCCAGGCTTCAGAGTGCCCTATGGCTGCTGCCACTGCCACCCACCCCCCAGGGCCATGTCAGAGCCCTCATCTGCCCTCCACCAGCATGCCACTTCTGAAGATGCCTCCACCACTCCCGGGGTGCAGCCACCCCTGCAGCGGGCACTGCAGCGGGCACTGTGgtgggcctctcctcccaccaccGAGCTCTCAGCCACTCCCTAGCACTCACAG CAGGGACCCTGGGTGCAAGGGGCACAAATTTGCACACAGTGGCCTGGCCTGTGAGGCCGATGAGGGTCTGGGCGAGGAAGAGGATAGCAGCTCTGAGCGCAGCTCCTGCACCTCGTCCTCCACCCACCCCCGCGATGGGAAGTTCTGTGACTGCTGCTACTGTGAGTTCTTCGGCCACAATGCG ccactCGCTGCCCCGACGAGCCGGAATTATACTGAGATCCGGGAGAAGCTCCGCTCCAGGCTGACCAGGCGGAAAGAGGAGCTGCCCGTGAAGGGGGGCACCCTGGGCGGGATCCCTGGGGAGCCTGCGGTGGATCACCGAGATGTGGATGAGCTGCTGGAATTCATCAACAGCACGGAGCCCAAAGTCCCCAACAGCGCCAGGGCTGCCAAGCGGGCCCGGCACAAGCTGAAAAAGAAG GAAAAAGAGAAGGCCCGGTTGGCAACAGAAGCTCTGAAGCAGGTGAATCGTGTTTCTGGAAGCCAGGAGCCAAGGCCTGCCAGGGAGAGGCTCCTAGAGTGGCCTGACCAGGAGCTGGACCGAGTCAGTAGCTTCTTGAGCAGCCGCTTGCAGGAGATCAAGAGCACCGTCAAAGACTCCCTCTGTGCTAGCTTGAACATGTGTGAGCTCGGGATGGACAGCAGTGGCTTTAAGGAGGGGACAATGGAAGCTCAGACCCTAACCCCTTCAGACCTCAGTGGCTCCTCTCAGAAACAGCCTGACATCAACCTTGACCTGTCCCCTTTGACCTTGGGTTCTCCTCAAAGCCACACATTACAAGCTCCAAGTGAGCCGGTCCCACCATGGGCAGAAAGGAGAGACCCTCACCCACCATGGACAGAGGTGAGGGGCCCCCCTCCTGCTATCCCTGAGAATGGGCTTGTAAGAAGACTCAACACTGTGCCCAACCTGTCCAGGGTGATCTGGGTCAAGACACCCAAGCCAGGCAAGCCAAGCTCTGAGGAAAGTCCAAAGGAAGTTCCCATTTGCAAACAGGAACGGTCTGAGCCTGTGGCCACAGGTGGGAAGCCAAGGAAGAGCAAGAGGCAGGGAAGTCAAGCAAAGAAGACTGAGGCAAGTCCAGCCCCCTGGCCTCCAGCCAACCAAGAGGCCCCCAGTGCCAAGAGCCAGATGTCTAGCCCCAAGCAGCCAGGCAAGGGCCCAGAGCCTGCCAAGGCAGGCAGTGCTGCAGAACCTGGAGAGGGGAGCCGGGGGAGCCGGCCAGGACCCATTCAGGCTGCCAGTCCCAAAACTGACAAGAAGGGTAGTTCCTGGCAGAATTGGCCAGGCGGGGCCAGGGCACGGACTCTGGAGCAGGAATCTGAGCAGATCCCCGGCCCAGCAAAGCCACAGAGCTTGTCCCAGGGCAAGGGCCGCAGCCGCCGGAGCCGAAACAAGCAGGAGAAGTCAGCCTCCTCCTTGG ACGATGTGTTCCTGCCCAAGGACTTGGATGGGGTGGAGATGGATGAGACCGACCGAGAGGTGGAGTACTTCAAGAG GTTCTGTTTGGATTCTGCAAAGCAAACTCGTCAAAAAGTTGCTGTGAACTGGACCAACTTCAGCCTCAAGAAAACCGCTCCTAGCACAGCTCAGTGA